From Kryptolebias marmoratus isolate JLee-2015 linkage group LG15, ASM164957v2, whole genome shotgun sequence, a single genomic window includes:
- the LOC108234764 gene encoding guanylyl cyclase-activating protein 2 has protein sequence MGQTQQTGSTEEIDIKALQDMYKKFVIECPSGVLFLHEFKRFFGVDATGEASDYAENMFRAFDKNGDNTIDFLEFVAALNLVFRGDLEHKLRWSFKVYDKDGNGYVDRSELRSIIDSISRIKRGSKTDVSEPHLTVDEVVDRILDAVDVDRDGTVSMEEFIKGAQQDPWVLSMLRLDMNPTGWLREHRRKSAYF, from the exons ATGGGGCAGACGCAGCAAACAGGGAGCACCGAGGAGATCGACATTAAAGCCCTTCAGGATATGTATAAAAAATTTGTCATAGAGTGCCCGAGCGGAGTACTTTTTCTGCATGAGTTCAAGCGTTTCTTCGGAGTGGACGCAACAGGAGAAGCCTCTGACTACGCTGAGAACATGTTCCGAGCTTTTGACAAAAATGGg GACAACACAATTGATTTCCTTGAGTTTGTGGCAGCACTTAATCTTGTTTTCCGAGGAGACTTGGAGCACAAACTGCGCTGGTCGTTCAAGGTGTACGACAAAGACGGCAATGGCTACGTGGATAGGAGTGAGCTTCGGTCGATCATTGAC AGCATCTCTCGGATTAAGAGAGGCTCAAAGACAGACGTGAGTGAGCCACATCTTACAGTTGATGAGGTGGTGGATCGAATATTAGACGCTGTCGATGTTGATCGAGATG gtACTGTCAGCATGGAAGAATTTATTAAAGGTGCACAACAAGATCCATGGGTGCTCAGTATGTTGAGGCTGGACATGAACCCTACTGGATGGTTACGGGAGCACAGGAGAAAAAGTGCATACTTCTAA